The following coding sequences are from one Geodermatophilus normandii window:
- the hisF gene encoding imidazole glycerol phosphate synthase subunit HisF encodes MSLAVRVIPCLDVDAGRVVKGVNFVDLRDAGDPVEMARVYDAEGADELTFLDITASSGDRETTYDVVRRTAESVFIPLTVGGGVRSPDDVDRLLRAGADKVAVNTAAVARPELISEIADRFGNQVLVLSLDARRCRDGAVTDSGFEITTHGGRRGTGRDAVEWVVQAAQLGVGEVLLNSMDADGTRAGFDTELIRAVRREVSVPVIASGGAGAVEHFPPAVEAGADAVLAASVFHFGTLRIGDVKQALARAGAPVRAERDTPLS; translated from the coding sequence GTGAGCCTCGCCGTCCGCGTGATCCCGTGCCTCGACGTCGACGCCGGCCGGGTGGTCAAGGGCGTCAACTTCGTCGACCTGCGCGACGCCGGCGACCCGGTGGAGATGGCCCGCGTCTACGACGCCGAGGGCGCCGACGAGCTGACCTTCCTCGACATCACCGCCAGCTCCGGCGACCGCGAGACCACCTACGACGTCGTCCGGCGCACCGCCGAGAGCGTCTTCATCCCGCTCACCGTCGGCGGCGGCGTGCGCAGCCCCGACGACGTCGACCGGCTGCTGCGCGCCGGCGCCGACAAGGTCGCGGTCAACACCGCCGCCGTCGCCCGGCCCGAGCTGATCAGCGAGATCGCCGACCGCTTCGGCAACCAGGTGCTCGTGCTCTCCCTCGACGCCCGGCGGTGCCGGGACGGCGCCGTCACCGACTCCGGCTTCGAGATCACCACGCACGGCGGGCGCCGCGGCACCGGCCGCGACGCCGTCGAGTGGGTGGTGCAGGCCGCACAGCTCGGGGTGGGGGAGGTGCTGCTCAACTCGATGGACGCCGACGGCACCCGCGCCGGCTTCGACACCGAGCTCATCCGCGCGGTGCGCCGGGAGGTGAGCGTGCCGGTCATCGCCAGCGGGGGAGCCGGCGCGGTGGAGCACTTCCCGCCCGCGGTCGAGGCCGGCGCGGACGCGGTGCTCGCCGCCAGCGTCTTCCACTTCGGCACGCTGCGGATCGGCGACGTCAAGCAGGCGCTGGCACGGGCCGGCGCCCCGGTGCGGGCGGAGCGGGACACCCCCCTCAGCTAG
- a CDS encoding ABC transporter ATP-binding protein, whose product MPRARDAVVRRGLRHVLLSIREQPGMFTLAVLASSVYAAMTVLSAFVVGGITDRVILPAFAEGDTTAGALALTVAVVLGVAVLKILGILGRRLFAGIMAYRLQADYRRRVTGQYLRLPLAWHQRHPTGQLLSNANSDVEAAWYFVSPLPFACGTLVMIAITAVALVLTDPVVALVGLVVFPLVFVVNAVYSQVMSPRMQRAQQLRAEVSEIAHESFDAGLVVKTLGREDVESARFTERAEELRDGLVAVGRVRGLFDPLMEALPNLGTLAVLLVGAGRVASGDTDAGDLVSIAYLFTLLALPIRAIGWVLADLPRALAGFDRVTPVLDATGETPHGPDAAAGGDGGARLGLRAVDHVFDGAAAPVLSGITFDVAAGSTVAVVGPTGSGKSTLAGLLVRLVDPIAGEVLLDGVDVRRLREGEVSGQAAFVPQGTFLFDDTVRGNVTLGGDFSDDEVRAALRVAAAEDFVDRLPEGLDTRVGERGATLSGGQRQRLALARAVIRRPRLLVLDDATSAVDPTVEARILDALRSADRPSTVVVVAYRQATIALADEVVWLENGRVTARGTHEQLLATVPGYAALVRAYSQAEVAA is encoded by the coding sequence GTGCCCCGCGCCCGAGACGCCGTCGTCCGGCGGGGCCTGCGCCACGTGCTGCTGTCCATCCGCGAGCAGCCGGGCATGTTCACCCTCGCCGTGCTGGCCAGCAGCGTCTACGCCGCGATGACCGTGCTGTCGGCGTTCGTGGTCGGCGGCATCACCGACCGCGTGATCCTCCCGGCCTTCGCCGAGGGCGACACGACCGCCGGCGCGCTCGCCCTCACCGTCGCCGTGGTCCTGGGCGTCGCCGTCCTCAAGATCCTCGGCATCCTCGGCCGCCGGTTGTTCGCCGGGATCATGGCCTACCGGCTGCAGGCCGACTACCGCCGCCGCGTGACCGGGCAGTACCTGCGGCTGCCGCTGGCCTGGCACCAGCGCCACCCCACCGGGCAGCTGCTGTCCAACGCCAACTCCGACGTCGAGGCCGCCTGGTACTTCGTCTCGCCGCTGCCCTTCGCCTGCGGGACGCTCGTGATGATCGCCATCACCGCCGTCGCGCTGGTGCTCACCGACCCCGTGGTCGCGCTGGTCGGCCTGGTCGTCTTCCCGCTGGTGTTCGTCGTCAACGCCGTCTACTCGCAGGTGATGAGCCCGCGCATGCAACGCGCCCAGCAGCTGCGCGCCGAGGTCAGCGAGATCGCCCACGAGAGCTTCGACGCCGGCCTGGTGGTCAAGACCCTCGGCCGCGAGGACGTCGAGAGCGCCCGGTTCACCGAGCGGGCGGAGGAGCTGCGCGACGGGCTGGTCGCCGTCGGCCGGGTGCGCGGGCTGTTCGACCCGCTGATGGAGGCGCTGCCCAACCTCGGCACGCTCGCCGTGCTGCTGGTCGGCGCCGGCCGGGTCGCCTCCGGGGACACCGACGCCGGCGACCTGGTGAGCATCGCCTACCTGTTCACCCTGCTCGCGCTGCCCATCCGCGCGATCGGCTGGGTGCTCGCCGACCTCCCGCGCGCGCTGGCCGGCTTCGACCGGGTGACCCCGGTCCTCGACGCGACAGGCGAGACCCCGCACGGCCCGGACGCCGCGGCCGGCGGCGACGGCGGCGCCCGCCTGGGCCTGCGCGCGGTCGACCACGTCTTCGACGGCGCCGCGGCGCCGGTGCTCTCCGGGATCACCTTCGACGTCGCGGCCGGCAGCACGGTCGCCGTGGTCGGGCCGACCGGGTCGGGCAAGTCCACGCTGGCGGGGCTGCTCGTGCGGCTGGTCGACCCGATCGCCGGCGAGGTCCTGCTCGACGGCGTCGACGTGCGCCGGCTGCGCGAGGGCGAGGTCAGCGGTCAGGCCGCGTTCGTCCCGCAGGGCACGTTCCTCTTCGACGACACCGTGCGCGGCAACGTCACCCTCGGCGGCGACTTCTCCGACGACGAGGTCCGCGCGGCGCTGCGGGTGGCCGCCGCCGAGGACTTCGTCGACCGGCTGCCCGAGGGCCTCGACACCCGCGTCGGCGAGCGCGGCGCCACCCTCTCCGGCGGCCAGCGGCAGCGGCTCGCGCTCGCCCGCGCCGTCATCCGGCGGCCCCGGCTGCTGGTCCTCGACGACGCCACCAGCGCCGTCGACCCCACCGTCGAGGCGCGCATCCTCGACGCGCTGCGCTCGGCCGACCGGCCCTCGACCGTGGTGGTCGTCGCCTACCGGCAGGCCACCATCGCGCTGGCCGACGAGGTGGTCTGGCTGGAGAACGGCCGGGTGACCGCCCGCGGCACCCACGAGCAGCTCCTGGCCACCGTCCCCGGCTACGCGGCGCTGGTGCGCGCGTACTCGCAGGCCGAGGTGGCGGCGTGA
- a CDS encoding TIGR03085 family metal-binding protein, which produces MTDASRPLAARERAALADLLDDLGPDAPTCCEGWSTAHMAAHLVTRDRRPDAMPGYALERTPVGAALHAHAERLEDRLRTTTPYPELVSRVRTGPPGWLPGGWPLAQLVDGPEFAIHHEDVRRAQPGWEPRALPLPDADRLWSAAQLFARTAAPRYPGGLVLQRSDVPGPGRRIRAGSDVTTVEGEPLEVLLWATGRDVARVAVRGGAPAS; this is translated from the coding sequence GTGACCGATGCTTCCCGCCCGCTCGCCGCCCGCGAGCGCGCGGCCCTCGCCGACCTGCTCGACGACCTCGGACCGGACGCGCCGACGTGCTGCGAGGGGTGGAGCACGGCGCACATGGCCGCGCACCTGGTGACCCGCGACCGCCGTCCCGACGCGATGCCGGGCTACGCGCTGGAGCGCACGCCGGTCGGCGCGGCGCTGCACGCGCACGCGGAGCGGCTCGAGGACCGGCTGCGGACCACGACGCCGTATCCGGAGCTGGTGTCGCGCGTGCGCACGGGCCCGCCGGGATGGCTGCCGGGTGGCTGGCCGCTGGCGCAGCTGGTGGACGGGCCGGAGTTCGCCATCCACCACGAGGACGTGCGGCGCGCGCAGCCGGGTTGGGAGCCGCGCGCCCTGCCGCTGCCCGACGCCGACCGGCTGTGGAGCGCCGCGCAGCTGTTCGCGCGCACGGCGGCGCCGCGGTACCCCGGCGGCCTGGTGCTGCAGCGCAGCGACGTCCCCGGGCCCGGCAGGCGGATCCGCGCGGGCTCCGACGTCACGACCGTCGAGGGCGAGCCGCTGGAGGTCCTGCTGTGGGCGACCGGCCGCGACGTCGCCCGCGTCGCCGTCCGGGGCGGGGCGCCCGCTAGCTGA